The proteins below are encoded in one region of Pelagibacterium flavum:
- the uraH gene encoding hydroxyisourate hydrolase has translation MTTTGRLTTHVLDTANGTPAKGMTIDLYRVDGDAAVFERSVVTNADGRCDGPLLEGEAFAEGAYRLNFHVGEYFSKINGKAVDFLDVVAVDFRVSDGGAHYHVPLLVSPFGYSTYRGS, from the coding sequence ATGACCACAACCGGACGGCTGACGACCCACGTTCTCGATACCGCGAACGGGACCCCTGCCAAGGGAATGACCATCGATCTTTACAGGGTCGATGGGGATGCGGCGGTGTTCGAGCGGTCGGTGGTCACCAATGCTGACGGGCGGTGCGACGGGCCATTGCTGGAAGGGGAGGCATTTGCGGAAGGGGCATACCGGCTGAACTTCCATGTCGGCGAGTATTTCAGCAAAATCAACGGCAAAGCGGTGGATTTCCTGGACGTGGTGGCGGTGGATTTCCGGGTGAGCGACGGTGGGGCGCACTATCACGTGCCGCTGCTGGTTTCGCCCTTCGGCTATTCGACCTATCGCGGGAGCTGA
- the xdhA gene encoding xanthine dehydrogenase small subunit, which produces METRTTVRFYLNGDLVELDALEPDRTLLDFLRLDRVLRGTKEGCAEGDCGACTVIVGRMDGGVVRYLPANACIMLVSMLDGAHVVTVEHLKGADGGLHPVQQAMVDYHGSQCGFCTPGFVMSLYGLWLANPSPSVPEIEKALQGNLCRCTGYAPIVRAAQAVSNYGSVLEDVLNRERDAIIANLTALRDGRRVVVEGTRGKTIIPANVDDLAAVLEGLPEATLVAGATDVGLWVTKFMREIAPVVIVGHLMGEVSVEDGRIVFGAGVSYARVFETIATHIPQMVELFDRIGGVQVRAMGTIGGNIANGSPIGDTPPPLIALGAEVTLRKGDRRRVVRLEEFFIAYGKQDREKGEFVESVSVPLPGADELFGVHKVTKRREEDITATLGAFRIKVADGVVAGAVIAFGGMAATPKRARAVEAALIGKPWTLETVEAALDKFEEDFQPLTDWRASADYRMLAAKNLLKRVYFETIEGPSHIVRHEVA; this is translated from the coding sequence TTGGAAACGCGCACCACTGTCCGCTTCTATCTTAACGGCGATCTGGTCGAGCTGGATGCGCTCGAGCCGGATCGGACGCTGCTCGATTTCCTGCGCCTGGACCGTGTCTTGCGTGGGACCAAGGAGGGCTGCGCAGAGGGGGATTGCGGGGCCTGTACGGTCATTGTCGGTCGCATGGATGGTGGCGTTGTGCGCTATTTGCCCGCAAATGCGTGCATAATGCTGGTGTCGATGCTGGACGGCGCGCATGTGGTGACCGTTGAGCATCTCAAGGGCGCCGATGGCGGTTTGCATCCGGTGCAACAGGCCATGGTCGATTACCATGGCAGCCAGTGCGGGTTCTGCACGCCGGGGTTCGTGATGAGCCTTTACGGGTTGTGGCTGGCCAATCCCAGTCCATCCGTTCCCGAGATCGAAAAGGCGCTGCAGGGCAATCTGTGCCGTTGTACGGGGTATGCGCCGATCGTCCGGGCGGCACAGGCCGTCTCCAATTACGGGTCGGTGCTCGAAGACGTGCTCAACAGGGAGCGCGATGCGATCATTGCAAACCTGACCGCGCTCAGGGACGGGCGGCGGGTGGTTGTCGAGGGGACGCGGGGCAAGACGATCATTCCGGCCAATGTCGATGATCTTGCGGCGGTGCTCGAAGGGTTGCCGGAAGCAACGCTTGTCGCGGGGGCGACCGATGTGGGGCTGTGGGTCACCAAATTCATGCGCGAGATCGCCCCAGTGGTGATCGTGGGGCATCTGATGGGGGAGGTGTCCGTCGAGGATGGACGCATCGTTTTCGGGGCGGGGGTGAGCTACGCCAGGGTGTTTGAGACCATCGCCACTCACATTCCGCAGATGGTCGAGTTGTTCGATCGGATCGGCGGCGTGCAGGTGCGGGCCATGGGAACCATCGGCGGCAATATCGCCAATGGCTCACCAATCGGCGACACGCCGCCGCCGCTGATCGCGCTGGGGGCCGAGGTTACATTGCGCAAGGGTGATCGCCGTCGCGTGGTGAGGCTCGAGGAGTTCTTCATCGCCTATGGCAAGCAGGACCGGGAGAAGGGAGAGTTTGTCGAAAGCGTCTCGGTGCCCCTGCCGGGGGCCGATGAGTTGTTCGGGGTCCACAAGGTTACCAAGCGGCGGGAGGAGGATATCACTGCAACGCTGGGGGCGTTTCGCATCAAGGTTGCCGACGGCGTGGTGGCCGGAGCGGTCATCGCCTTTGGGGGCATGGCCGCGACCCCAAAGCGGGCAAGGGCGGTCGAGGCGGCGCTGATCGGCAAGCCCTGGACGCTTGAGACGGTCGAAGCCGCGCTGGACAAATTCGAGGAGGATTTCCAGCCTCTGACCGATTGGCGGGCCAGCGCTGACTACCGGATGCTGGCTGCGAAAAACCTTCTGAAGCGGGTCTATTTCGAGACTATCGAAGGGCCGAGCCATATCGTTCGGCATGAGGTGGCATAA